ACTGAACTCTTCCGAGCAAGCATTATATGCATAAAAGTGTTCGTACATGCCCAAAAAACGGCAGTCAGCCAAGGTGAGACTTCTACTAAGTTCGGCCAAAGAAATTCGGATTAAAACCTCTTCCAGACGCTCATTTTTATAAACCCGCCCACCAGGCACAAACCAATACCCCTTAGCAGACACATTCGTGCGTAATCCCAATAACAATTTCGGAGCAGGCTTTCAAAAACGC
This DNA window, taken from Syntrophotalea carbinolica DSM 2380, encodes the following:
- a CDS encoding NUDIX domain-containing protein, which codes for MLLGLRTNVSAKGYWFVPGGRVYKNERLEEVLIRISLAELSRSLTLADCRFLGMYEHFYAYNACSEEFSTHYVVAAFSLKVETLESLPDQQHSEYCWFSTAEICGDPNVHAHTKDYFLPSNGIR